One region of Quercus lobata isolate SW786 chromosome 2, ValleyOak3.0 Primary Assembly, whole genome shotgun sequence genomic DNA includes:
- the LOC115975960 gene encoding HMG-Y-related protein A-like, protein MAAEEVNKPKSLPPYPEMIMDAIEALDEKNGSNKSAISRHIESTYGDLPAGHSALLTDHLNNMKDSGELVFYKNNYIKPDPNAPPRRGRGRPPKPKGLISQIFDSGPARPRGRPPKDPNAAVLPKSPKAPPKLPKVKASSGSGKPRGRPRKMARPSGGLGGTTATTEPTATTTGKPRGRPPKVKDSMTEVSVEQ, encoded by the exons ATGGCAGCTGAAGAGGTTAATAAGCCTAAATCACTTCCTCCTTACCCAGAG ATGATTATGGATGCAATTGAAGCATTGGATGAAAAGAATGGTTCAAACAAATCAGCCATATCAAGGCATATTGAGTCCACATATGGGGACTTGCCTGCTGGCCACTCAGCACTCCTCACAGACCACCTCAACAACATGAAAGACAGTGGAGAGCTTGTTTTCTACAAGAACAACTACATTAAGCCGGACCCAAATGCGCCTCCTAGGCGGGGGCGTGGCAGGCCGCCAAAGCCAAAGGGCCTAATATCACAGATCTTTGACTCGGGTCCCGCGAGGCCTAGGGGTCGCCCACCTAAGGACCCGAATGCGGCTGTGCTTCCAAAGTCGCCCAAGGCGCCTCCAAAGTTGCCCAAGGTGAAGGCCTCATCAGGTAGTGGGAAGCCGAGAGGACGGCCAAGGAAGATGGCGAGGCCTAGTGGAGGATTGGGAGGAACAACGGCAACAACAGAGCCAACAGCAACAACTACTGGAAAGCCTAGGGGTCGCCCTCCAAAGGTGAAGGATTCAATGACTGAAGTGAGTGTTGAACAATAG